Proteins encoded in a region of the Oncorhynchus gorbuscha isolate QuinsamMale2020 ecotype Even-year linkage group LG16, OgorEven_v1.0, whole genome shotgun sequence genome:
- the LOC123998598 gene encoding hepatitis A virus cellular receptor 1 homolog, giving the protein MAAGSGPSFLRWILVLLTVSARCSVLAFKVMEGATATLSCQYSVGRLGLSGVCWGRECGTFWCNNILVQTDEHGVISKVSDRYRMTGDVLAGEMDLGILDVKQTDSGPYCCRVDIDGIFNDKKVIQNLRVMKAAPVTIMSTTTEANPATDHWKAVESSHIAIPRQNTSVLHSVTLVDDPFPSLSLQINIPVLSLSLSLLLLIVGALVILGFKRMCHKLTSSVEKPSVPMITYSDILL; this is encoded by the exons ATGGCTGCTGGTTCTGGACCATCTTTCCTGCGTTGGATCCTTGTCCTCCTAACAGTCTCAG CCAGGTGTTCGGTGTTGGCGTTCAAGGTGATGGAAGGTGCTACTGCGACATTGTCCTGTCAATATTCAGTGGGCCGTTTGGGTTTGAGCGGTGTGTGTTGGGGCCGAGAATGTGGCACGTTCTGGTGCAATAACATTCTTGTGCAGACAGACGAACATGGGGTCATCTCCAAGGTTTCggacagatacagaatgacaggTGATGTCCTCGCGGGAGAAATGGACCTTGGAATTCTCGACGTCAAGCAGACGGACAGCGGGCCATACTGTTGCAGAGTGGACATAGACGGCATTTTCAACGACAAAAAAGTAATCCAAAACTTGAGGGTCATGAAAG ctGCTCCAGTAACCATTATGTCAACAACCACAGAAGCTAACCCTGCCACAG ACCACTGGAAAGCTGTTGAGTCGTCACACATAGCCATTCCAAGACAGAACACCAGTGTTTTGCATTCTGTAACACTG GTGGATGACCCtttccccagcctctctctccagatcaACATCCcggtgctctccctctccctcagtctacTCCTACTCATAGTGGGGGCATTGGTCATACTGGGGTTCAAACGTATGTGCCACAAACTCACATCCTCTGTCGAAAAGCCCAGTGTGCCAATGATCACTTATTCAGACATCTTGCTGTGA